In the genome of Salana multivorans, the window GACCACGGCTCGGTCCACGGCAGCATCGCGTAGCACTCGTCGCTCGCCACGACGGCGCCGACGGCGCGCGCCGCGCGCACGGTTGCCGCCATCAGCTCCCGCGGGAGGACCTCGCCGGTCGGGTTCGCCGGGGAGTTGAGCCAGACGAGGCGGACCGCCGGGTCCCCGGCCCACTCGGACGGATCGTCGGAGGCGAGCACGTCGGCACCGGCGAGGCGCGCGCCCACCTCGTACGTCGGGTACGCCATCGTCGGGACGACGACGACGTCACCCGGCCCCAGCCCGAGCTGGCTCGGCAGGAGGGCGACGAGCTCCTTCGAGCCGATGGTCGGCAGGACGGCCTCGGGACGCAGCCCGCTGACGCCGCGCTCGCGCGCGTACCAGTCCACCACGGCGCGGCGCAGCGAGGCTGGACCGGCGACGGTCGGGTAGCCGTGCGCGTCCGCCGCCGCGCGCAGCGCGTCCTGGACGAGCGCCGGGGTCGGGTCGACGGGGGTGCCGATCGACAGGTCGACCGGGCCGCCGGGGTGCCGGCCGGCGCGCTCGCGCAGGGGCACGACGGCGTCCCAGGGGTAGGCGACCCCCAGCTCGTGGAAGCCCATCCGCGGTCTAGTCCTCGACCTGCGGGGGGAGCGCCTGGACGTAGGGGGCGTCCGTGGGGATGAGCCCGAGCTTGGCGGCGCCGCCGGGCGAGCCGAGGTCGTCGAAGAAGTCGGCGTTGACGGCGGTGAAGACGGACCACTCCGACGGGACGTCGTCCTCGTAGTAGATCGCCTCGACCGGGCAGACCGGCTCGCACGCGCCGCAGTCGACGCACTCGTCCGGGTGGATGTAGAGCGAGCGTTCCCCCTCGTAGATGCAGTCGACGGGGCACTCGTCGACGCACGCCTTGTCCTTGACGTCGACGCACGGCAGCGCGATCACGTAGGTCACTGGGGATTCCTTCCAACACTCCTGCCACCAGTATCGCAGGCCGGTGGGACACTTCCTGGATGGAGAGGCTGCAGCTCGGGGAGCGGGTGGTGATCCGCTACCGCCTGCCGAACGACACGTCGGACGGGCTCGGGCCGAGCCTGTCCGACGCCCTCGGACGCCTGGTCGAGCTGCGTCCGGACGCCGTCGTCGTCCAGACGAGGCGGGGGCCGGTGACCATCCCGCACGACGCCATCCTGCTCGTCAAGCGGGTCCCGCCGCCCCCGCCACCGCGGGGACGCACGCGCCCGGTGGATCCGCCGCGTCCGCTCGCCTGAGCGGCGCCGGCCGCGGGTGGCGCCGGGATCAGCCCTCGGCCGGAGCCTCCGGCGTCGGCGGCGGCAGCGTCGCGGGGTCCGGCCCGCAGACCACCTTGGGCCACGCCGTGTAGGTCCACGACAGCGTGCCCGACGCCTCGGTGTCCACCACGCCGTCGCGCGAGACGGTCCGCTCGACGTTGATCGAGAAGCCCTGCTTCCCGCCCGACTCGGCCTGGCAGTTGGCCTTCGTGTTGTAGATCGTCTTCGAGGACGTGAAGTTGTACTTCGCGCCCGAGACGATCTCCACGTCCCAGTAGGGGACGCTCCACAGCTTGACCCACGTCCGGCTGTCCGCGACGCCCGCCTGCATGAGGATCGGGTACGGCGTGTTGTTCCGCCAGCGCATGTCGAGGCCCGGGTCGTTCACGGTCGCCTCGCGCCCAGGCGGGTAGCGGTCGAACCAGCGCGTGTGCGGCCGGTGCTCGACGTCGACCATCCCCGCCTCGAACGCGGCGTTGAACGTCGTGGTCGAGAGCTGCGAGAGGCCGCCGCCGGCGACGTCGACGACGAGCCCCTGGTCGACGCCGTGCGAGACGTTGTACCCGTTGGCCGTCGAGATCGGGCCGATGGTGCCGAGCAGCGAGAACTCCTGGCCCGGCATGACGACGGTGCCGGTGATCCGGCCCGTCCCGATGACGAGGTTCTCGGTGCGCGGCGGGTCGTAGGGCATCGGGGTCGAGAACTCCCCAATCACCTCGAGCGGGCCGAGCGCCTCGGCGGCGGCCGTCGTGAACTCGGGCTCGGCCGAGACGAGCTCGGCCGTCGCGACGCGTCCCGTCGGCTCGATCGCCGCGGCGGCCACGACGTCGGCGATCTGCTGCGCGTCGATCCCGGTCCCCTCGACGGCCGGCACCACGGTCGGAACGCCGTCGACGAACTGGAAGCTCGCGTCCTTCGGCTCGCCGCCGAGATCCGGCAGGCCCGTCGCGACGACCTCGGCCACCTTCGTCGGGTCGACGACGAGCTCGAACGCCCCGTCCGCGCCGACGAGCGAGGAGATCTCCGTCAGGGTCACGGGCTCGATCGCGAGCTGCTGCTCCCCCGCCTGGAGCGTGACGGGCGCGGACATCATCGGGTCGACGATCGTCGACATCGCCGCGTCGACGGCGGCCTGATCGAGGTCGGGCGTGACGACGGAGAGCGGCAGGTCGAGCGAGCCCTCGGCGGTCAGCCAGTCCTCGGAGATGATCGCGACGGCGCCCGGGACGTCGAGCTCGGCCCCGTCGACCGGGTCGGTCACGACGGCGCGGCCGTCGGCGAACACGATCGCCGCGTCCTGCGGCGCGACCGCGACGTAGGACGCGGCCTCGTCGAGCTGCTCCTCGAGCGCGGCCTGGTCGACGTGGGTCACGGCCTCGACGTCGACGGTGCCGGCGAGTCGCTCCCAGATCACCCGCGGGTCCCAGGACCGGCCGGTGATCTGACCGACCGACGCCTCCGGGTCGTAGGTCAGTCCGGCGGCGGCCGGCTCGATCGTCGCCTCGATCTCGCCGATGGTGAGCGGGATGGCCGCGTCGGCGCGCGGGTCGAACGCGGCGCGGACGGTCGAGACCGCATCCGAGGTCGTCATGCCGCCGACGTCGACGCCGGAGACGGTCGCGTTCGGCGGCGTCCGGTCGGCCGTGTAGAACACGCCGCCCAGGTACACGCCGGCGAGCACGACGATCCCGATGCCGACCCCCGTCAGGACCTTCCAGGTCCGTCCGCTGCGGCGCTCCTCCGGCATCTCGTCGAGCAGGCCGGCGGGCGTGTCGTCGCCCCCGTCGCTGTCGTCGCCACCGTCGTCGGAG includes:
- the fdxA gene encoding ferredoxin; this translates as MTYVIALPCVDVKDKACVDECPVDCIYEGERSLYIHPDECVDCGACEPVCPVEAIYYEDDVPSEWSVFTAVNADFFDDLGSPGGAAKLGLIPTDAPYVQALPPQVED
- a CDS encoding VanW family protein; this encodes MTEPVTTPESGEVELPESAAERTEIVPPIVEDGIEDAVVVEDDEGVETEASLESGGLPEDAEPDRPESDAELTDVIAPLPAEPEAVEPEAGEPDLDPAATTLVPAVPEATDDAEATEATDDAEATTVVPLAAAEPERTEVLPETGSDDGGDDSDGGDDTPAGLLDEMPEERRSGRTWKVLTGVGIGIVVLAGVYLGGVFYTADRTPPNATVSGVDVGGMTTSDAVSTVRAAFDPRADAAIPLTIGEIEATIEPAAAGLTYDPEASVGQITGRSWDPRVIWERLAGTVDVEAVTHVDQAALEEQLDEAASYVAVAPQDAAIVFADGRAVVTDPVDGAELDVPGAVAIISEDWLTAEGSLDLPLSVVTPDLDQAAVDAAMSTIVDPMMSAPVTLQAGEQQLAIEPVTLTEISSLVGADGAFELVVDPTKVAEVVATGLPDLGGEPKDASFQFVDGVPTVVPAVEGTGIDAQQIADVVAAAAIEPTGRVATAELVSAEPEFTTAAAEALGPLEVIGEFSTPMPYDPPRTENLVIGTGRITGTVVMPGQEFSLLGTIGPISTANGYNVSHGVDQGLVVDVAGGGLSQLSTTTFNAAFEAGMVDVEHRPHTRWFDRYPPGREATVNDPGLDMRWRNNTPYPILMQAGVADSRTWVKLWSVPYWDVEIVSGAKYNFTSSKTIYNTKANCQAESGGKQGFSINVERTVSRDGVVDTEASGTLSWTYTAWPKVVCGPDPATLPPPTPEAPAEG